Sequence from the Prunus persica cultivar Lovell chromosome G5, Prunus_persica_NCBIv2, whole genome shotgun sequence genome:
TGCTTATTTCCTCATTGCATTTGTTGATCTTGTTTTCTAGAATTAATTTTAGTTATTCTTCATGCTTCTTGTTTATAATGAGCGGTGCATACTCTGATTTCTTGTAATTTTAGTGTAATACTAATAATCATCATAATAGATATAACGATGATAggaatagtaataataataataatcatcatcattattGTACTTGTTATAGCTTATACAGTGTAGCCCTTTTATCCTTATGAGAATTTATTTAGTAGTTGTTATCTAATCGTCATTCTTCTTAATGATAGGATCCGAGGGAGAAGGCCAAGTCTGAGACAAGGGATTGGATAAACAATGTGGTATGTGAAACGTTTTTGCTTAAGGTCTATTTTTACCGATTTATGTACCTTAGAAAGCGCATGAGTAGAGAAAGCAATATGTTTTAAGACGTGTCTGCTGCATTTATAGTTTAATCATCCATGCTTCATGTTTGGCTTGTGTCTGTtatatgtttaattatgtCGTAATACTGTTGAATGGTTGTGTTTCTTCCATGTGTTGTCGTGTTTTAAAAGTAGAGTTCTTTAATAGGCCTATGGTTGAAATTGGTGCCTGGTGCCACTAATTGAGCTTATTGTAATGTTGTTCTATTTTGGTTCAATTATTGTTTAACTCCCAATTGTATGTTGTTTCATTATAACTTGTAAATAATGGTCTTGCAATCACATTTTATGCAGTCAAATTTAAAAGTTGAAATTGTAAATTATCATTCAGTTAATACTTTTGTGTTCAATTGTGTTGAGAAGGTTGGGGAGTTGGAATCTCAGATTGACAGCTTTGAAGCTGAGATTGAAGGCCTATCTTTCAGGAAAGGGAAGGGCAGACCACCCAGACTGgtaggagaaaaaaaaaaacacaccaaTAGAAAATGTTGGGGTTTTCAGCATACTTTGAcattgtttctttgttctgGCAGACCCATCTAGAGACATCTATTACTCGGCATAAGGCTCACATAATGAAGTTAGAACTGATCCTGAGGCTATTGGATAATGATGAACTGAGTCCTGAGCAGGTCAATGATGTCAAAGACTTCTTGGAAGACTATGTTGAACGCAATCAGGTTTGTGGTGCTTTACATTTTACCTTTGTTTCTTCAGCATCTCTTAAAAAACCCATATATGGCATTCTCGACCATGCTTATGTATGTACTTCGCATTACCTTTATcagacttttttttaaatgatatttttaGGAGGATTTTGATGAATTTAGTGAAGTTGATGAGCTTTACAACACCTTACCATTGGACAAAGTGGAGTCCCTTGAAGATCTGGTTACTATTGTCCCTCCTGGTCTTGTCAaggtaatttttctttatgcaGTTTTTATTTAAGGTTCTTATGTTCAGTTGgagtttgtagttttttttattataagttTTTTCAGAAAGGTCTTTTGTCAGTTGAAATGGATATGTGGAAACAGGAAATTGTTGACCAACTGCCTTTTTTTATGGGCATCATGTATAAGAGTTTGCTCATGTTGTTTTATTAAGTACAGAGCAAAGTTAAATTACTCGAATTTGATAGCAAAACTCTGCAATGCCAGCAGAGATTTCTGTTTGGTGGTTTGTGGAAAGTTAATTTTGGATCTTGTGCTCCACTCAGATAACCATAGTTTCTACACTTCAGTGTTGTCATTCATTTTATACAAGTTTTCCTGACGTGTAAGAAAACTGGAAACTAGATGGCTTCTATATTCCACGCTAATAGAGGTTCTCATTAGTAGTTAAGTTCAGATGCCAAGTTGACTCATCCTCTGTTAACTGAGTTCTTAGTTGCGACTTGTGGTTGACTAATTTAAGCCTATTCCCAGTTGTTTCTTTAACTTTACAAATCAATTGTTTGCTTATGaattttgttgcttttgtgATCTGGATTGCATGATTTTTTTCCTGGCATCAGgtgtcattgatttcttaatatACTAAGATCGAAGGATTAATGAGCACGTAAAAACCcagtttaatttttcttttttttggggggcaGGGTGCACCGGTGCTTGGCTTGAAGACTTCTTTGGCAGTATCCGCATCTCCAATGCCTGTACGTCCTCAGAATCTTGAGTCAATGTTATTGTAATGAGTAGGGTGTTGAGGAGTTGAAGCTGTATGGGTTCTATTGAAGAAGCTGAAATTcacatatttaattttgtatttaaaaaaaaaaaattgcattctTAAATTGTGTAATGGTGCAGAATGCTGTTGAGATGTGTTTGTGGTAGACATTTTGCTACCTTTATCACATGGTGTCATCCTTATCTCAGAGGATGGGGTAAATAGTTGGTGGAGCACGGTCATCTGTTGTTGATCAAAGATGGACTTGTGTTTGCCTATAAAAGTTACTGTGCAGTTGATTGACTAGCATGTACTTAAGGTGATCGTTAATGGAATTAGGTTCACTTCTAATATAAAGTGTCATTTTGCTTGCTGATATAACACTAAACATGAAAGATTTATCTAattgttaatttatttattttcattcgtTTTTAGTAGATTTTATATCAAATTTGGTAATCAATTTAAGTTATCTTTGGTTTGTAGGAAGTTTAAattgaaccctaaaccctagtCCTTTGCCTTCTGGTTTCCTCAGTAGAATCTTTTAGAACTTGCAGATATGTAGATGACCTCTGCTTTCTTTCTGTAAGATGCTTTATCTCAATTGATGTTACTGTACTAAgggttaattttttattttttttccaggcCGCAGCTACTTCCACTACTCAGCAGAGTACTTCTGTACAAGAGCCAGTTGAAGATACAGTTTCCCAGGACAGTAATGTTGATAATATTCCTAGGACTCCACCTCCTAAAAGTAGTGCACTTGCTTCTTCTCCTGCATCAACACCAGTTGGGGGTCTTGCAAGTCCTCTCTCTGTGAGTGTTTCATCTCACAATTTGCCTGGTCCGCCAAGTGTTTCAGCCGTTCCAGGTTCAATTGCTGTTCGTGGTGTCACAGAGAATGCAGGAGCTTCTAATTCTTCATCTCCTGTAAGTCTGTCCGCTTCTGTGAAGGAAGAAGAATTAGCAAGCTTCCCGGGCCGTAGACCATCGCCATCTCTTTCTGATGGTGGGCTTGTGAGGGGCGTTGGTAGAGGTGGCCTCTCTGCACAGAGTCCATCTAGTATCCCTCTTAGTTCTAGCAATGTAGCTCCTAGTAATAGTACCCTTAGTGCAGCTCCTTCGGTTTCTGATGtgacaaagagaaatatattGGGAGCTGATGAGAGAATTGGGAGTAGTAGCGTAGTGCAGCCTCTTGTTTCCCCTATAAGTAACAGATTGATCTTGCCTCAAGCTGCCAAGGCTAGTGATGGAAGTATTCCAGTTGATTCTGGTAATGCTGGTGAGGCTGCTGCTATTCCTGGCAGAGCATTTTCTCCTTCTATGGTCTCCAGCATGCAATGGAGGCCTGGAAGTTCCTTCCAAAACCAGAACGAAGCGGTATGTTACTTTCCACTAATAAGCTTTTCCCCTCTCTCTGCCCCTTTTATGCTCATATGGATGCAATGTCTAATGCTAGATTAATTAGCTCCTTGCATGTCTACCATTTGTAGAATTCAATATATGTTTGTGTATTGCTGCTTTGCCATTATATATCTTCTTTATTTGACTGAATCATAGGATAGAAATTTTGTTGACCAGATCAATGTGGTGCTATTTTAATTGAACTTTCCAATTATCAGGGGTTGTTTCGTGGAAGAACTGAAATAGCACCTGATCAGAGGGAGAAATTTTTGCAGCGGCTCCAACAAGTGCAGCAAGGTCACAGTACCATTCTCGGCATGCCTCCTCTTGCTGGTGGAAATCATAAGCAATTTTCTGGACAGCAGCAAAATCCACTCTTACAAcaggtatttttttatttttttggtacatTTAACTTTTAGCTTCTGTTTTCTTCTGATTCCGCGAACTTCTTGTGGACAAATTCAATATTTGAAAAAGAGCAATTGCTGTAGTTTATTGATCctaatttatataatattttcatgGAAACAggcttgtgtttttttttcttccagaaACATCCCTTTGGTCGCACTTTGTTTGTTGATCCAGTTAGCAACATCTATTTTCTATTACTGAATAAGATACGTTTATTTGGTGCAAAAGACCAACCTGGGGTTAGTTTCAGGCCCATGGTTTGCTCCCATGTGGACTGAGGTTCGAAACCCCAAAAGGTGCCTGTCTAGCTATTTGTTAGTGTTTCCTGCCTCCCAAAGATTGTAGGGCCGGCCCCAGTTTAAAAGCTATGTCCGCTAAGCGGATTGGTGGATTTCTGGgtatcaaaagcaaaaaacaaaaacaatagttgcaaaataattattttacatGAGATTTGATCATATGTGCAGTTTAATTCTCAGAACTCATCTGTATCTTCTCAAGCTGGCCTCGGAGTAGGGGTACAAGCCCCAGGTCTTGGTACTGTTGCACCTACCACCTTACAGCAGCAGCTAAATTCTATCCATCAACAGTCTAACCAACAGGCATTGATGTCGAGTGGACCAAAAGAAGCTGGTAATCTCCATCTTTATTCAGTTCACGCTAttgtattttcattttatttactggCGCTATTTCATCATGAGGACACTTTGATTTCTTCCACCAAGAATTGAAGCTCTGAATTGAATGCAGAAAGTGCAAAGTACGTCTTCTGAAATAATAAGAATTCCATAACCAACAAAGAGTGAGAGTTTATTGTCCAAACTCCCACTACTCAAACACTTGGGGTCTGATTTAACAAGTAGTGGACTGTATTGAGCAGCCCTGTGTACGTGGGTGCAATATGATCGAAACTTAATAATCTCCTGTTTTATGCGATGCAGATGTTGGTCATCCAAAAGTTGAGGaccagcagcaacaacaaagTACACCTGATGATTCAACTGCGGACTCTACTCCGGTTTCTGGGCTTGTAAAGAATCTAATTAATGAGGATGATTTGAAAGCCTCATATGCAATTGATTCTCTGGTATGCGGAATAGTTTTCTTGATTACTATATTATGAGTCCTTGCTgactatataattttttactaGTTATGCATTATTCTTGCATAGGTCAGGTAGTTAATTGTTATCAAAATTCATTATATGATTCTGTTAAACAATGGATAGACAGGGTAAGATGAACATGGTGGCTACTCTATAAGTACTGCCTGCCTAAGTAGAATCTATAGAACGAAGTGccttaaatataataaattaccAATAATAACGATGATAAttcgatatatttatacaagtcTTTGGGCTAATTTAGTTGAGTTACAGATGTTATGTTCTCCATAACTCTCTGCATTTATCTACGTACTATTCCATGCTTTTCATTGTGGTCAATCAATATCAATACTTGTATTCAAATATAATCCTCATAATGTGTTTAAATATAATTGTTTACTTGATATGTCTAATCTTAGGcccatattatttatttaatacatttgggaatatatattatatcagAGTCTCTGGTggtgtcttttttcttttatcggGCCATTGTTTTGCTCCTGATTTGtgtaaatcattttttttttctgtaagATGATTGCAGTGTGCATCATGGACATGCTGATTTATTTGGAGAAGAATGGATGGTGAATGTGA
This genomic interval carries:
- the LOC18776629 gene encoding general negative regulator of transcription subunit 3 isoform X2, which produces MGASRKLQGEIDRVLKKVQEGVDVFDSIWNKVYDTDNANQKEKFEADLKKEIKKLQRYRDQIKTWIQSSEIKDKKVSASYEQALVDARKLIEREMERFKICEKETKTKAFSKEGLGQQPKTDPREKAKSETRDWINNVVGELESQIDSFEAEIEGLSFRKGKGRPPRLTHLETSITRHKAHIMKLELILRLLDNDELSPEQVNDVKDFLEDYVERNQEDFDEFSEVDELYNTLPLDKVESLEDLVTIVPPGLVKGAPVLGLKTSLAVSASPMPAAATSTTQQSTSVQEPVEDTVSQDSNVDNIPRTPPPKSSALASSPASTPVGGLASPLSVSVSSHNLPGPPSVSAVPGSIAVRGVTENAGASNSSSPVSLSASVKEEELASFPGRRPSPSLSDGGLVRGVGRGGLSAQSPSSIPLSSSNVAPSNSTLSAAPSVSDVTKRNILGADERIGSSSVVQPLVSPISNRLILPQAAKASDGSIPVDSGNAGEAAAIPGRAFSPSMVSSMQWRPGSSFQNQNEAGLFRGRTEIAPDQREKFLQRLQQVQQGHSTILGMPPLAGGNHKQFSGQQQNPLLQQNSSVSSQAGLGVGVQAPGLGTVAPTTLQQQLNSIHQQSNQQALMSSGPKEADVGHPKVEDQQQQQSTPDDSTADSTPVSGLVKNLINEDDLKASYAIDSLAGVSGSSTEPAQVPRDIDLSPGQPLQPNQPSGSLGVIGRRSVSDLGAIGDNLSGSTPNSGGTHDQLYNLQMLEAAYYKLPQPKDSERARSYTPRHPAITPPSYPQAQAPIVNNPAFWERLGLEPYGTDTLFFAFYYQQNTYQQYLAAKELKKQSWRYHRKYNTWFQRHEEPKVATDEYEQGTYVYFDFHIANDDLQHGWCQRIKTEFTFEYNYLEDELIV
- the LOC18776629 gene encoding general negative regulator of transcription subunit 3 isoform X3, encoding MGASRKLQGEIDRVLKKVQEGVDVFDSIWNKVYDTDNANQKEKFEADLKKEIKKLQRYRDQIKTWIQSSEIKDKKALVDARKLIEREMERFKICEKETKTKAFSKEGLGQQPKTDPREKAKSETRDWINNVVGELESQIDSFEAEIEGLSFRKGKGRPPRLTHLETSITRHKAHIMKLELILRLLDNDELSPEQVNDVKDFLEDYVERNQEDFDEFSEVDELYNTLPLDKVESLEDLVTIVPPGLVKGAPVLGLKTSLAVSASPMPAAATSTTQQSTSVQEPVEDTVSQDSNVDNIPRTPPPKSSALASSPASTPVGGLASPLSVSVSSHNLPGPPSVSAVPGSIAVRGVTENAGASNSSSPVSLSASVKEEELASFPGRRPSPSLSDGGLVRGVGRGGLSAQSPSSIPLSSSNVAPSNSTLSAAPSVSDVTKRNILGADERIGSSSVVQPLVSPISNRLILPQAAKASDGSIPVDSGNAGEAAAIPGRAFSPSMVSSMQWRPGSSFQNQNEAGLFRGRTEIAPDQREKFLQRLQQVQQGHSTILGMPPLAGGNHKQFSGQQQNPLLQQFNSQNSSVSSQAGLGVGVQAPGLGTVAPTTLQQQLNSIHQQSNQQALMSSGPKEADVGHPKVEDQQQQQSTPDDSTADSTPVSGLVKNLINEDDLKASYAIDSLAGVSGSSTEPAQVPRDIDLSPGQPLQPNQPSGSLGVIGRRSVSDLGAIGDNLSGSTPNSGGTHDQLYNLQMLEAAYYKLPQPKDSERARSYTPRHPAITPPSYPQAQAPIVNNPAFWERLGLEPYGTDTLFFAFYYQQNTYQQYLAAKELKKQSWRYHRKYNTWFQRHEEPKVATDEYEQGTYVYFDFHIANDDLQHGWCQRIKTEFTFEYNYLEDELIV
- the LOC18776629 gene encoding general negative regulator of transcription subunit 3 isoform X1; the protein is MGASRKLQGEIDRVLKKVQEGVDVFDSIWNKVYDTDNANQKEKFEADLKKEIKKLQRYRDQIKTWIQSSEIKDKKVSASYEQALVDARKLIEREMERFKICEKETKTKAFSKEGLGQQPKTDPREKAKSETRDWINNVVGELESQIDSFEAEIEGLSFRKGKGRPPRLTHLETSITRHKAHIMKLELILRLLDNDELSPEQVNDVKDFLEDYVERNQEDFDEFSEVDELYNTLPLDKVESLEDLVTIVPPGLVKGAPVLGLKTSLAVSASPMPAAATSTTQQSTSVQEPVEDTVSQDSNVDNIPRTPPPKSSALASSPASTPVGGLASPLSVSVSSHNLPGPPSVSAVPGSIAVRGVTENAGASNSSSPVSLSASVKEEELASFPGRRPSPSLSDGGLVRGVGRGGLSAQSPSSIPLSSSNVAPSNSTLSAAPSVSDVTKRNILGADERIGSSSVVQPLVSPISNRLILPQAAKASDGSIPVDSGNAGEAAAIPGRAFSPSMVSSMQWRPGSSFQNQNEAGLFRGRTEIAPDQREKFLQRLQQVQQGHSTILGMPPLAGGNHKQFSGQQQNPLLQQFNSQNSSVSSQAGLGVGVQAPGLGTVAPTTLQQQLNSIHQQSNQQALMSSGPKEADVGHPKVEDQQQQQSTPDDSTADSTPVSGLVKNLINEDDLKASYAIDSLAGVSGSSTEPAQVPRDIDLSPGQPLQPNQPSGSLGVIGRRSVSDLGAIGDNLSGSTPNSGGTHDQLYNLQMLEAAYYKLPQPKDSERARSYTPRHPAITPPSYPQAQAPIVNNPAFWERLGLEPYGTDTLFFAFYYQQNTYQQYLAAKELKKQSWRYHRKYNTWFQRHEEPKVATDEYEQGTYVYFDFHIANDDLQHGWCQRIKTEFTFEYNYLEDELIV
- the LOC18776629 gene encoding general negative regulator of transcription subunit 3 isoform X4; amino-acid sequence: MGASRKLQGEIDRVLKKVQEGVDVFDSIWNKVYDTDNANQKEKFEADLKKEIKKLQRYRDQIKTWIQSSEIKDKKVSASYEQALVDARKLIEREMERFKICEKETKTKAFSKEGLGQQPKTDPREKAKSETRDWINNVVGELESQIDSFEAEIEGLSFRKGKGRPPRLTHLETSITRHKAHIMKLELILRLLDNDELSPEQVNDVKDFLEDYVERNQEDFDEFSEVDELYNTLPLDKVESLEDLVTIVPPGLVKAAATSTTQQSTSVQEPVEDTVSQDSNVDNIPRTPPPKSSALASSPASTPVGGLASPLSVSVSSHNLPGPPSVSAVPGSIAVRGVTENAGASNSSSPVSLSASVKEEELASFPGRRPSPSLSDGGLVRGVGRGGLSAQSPSSIPLSSSNVAPSNSTLSAAPSVSDVTKRNILGADERIGSSSVVQPLVSPISNRLILPQAAKASDGSIPVDSGNAGEAAAIPGRAFSPSMVSSMQWRPGSSFQNQNEAGLFRGRTEIAPDQREKFLQRLQQVQQGHSTILGMPPLAGGNHKQFSGQQQNPLLQQFNSQNSSVSSQAGLGVGVQAPGLGTVAPTTLQQQLNSIHQQSNQQALMSSGPKEADVGHPKVEDQQQQQSTPDDSTADSTPVSGLVKNLINEDDLKASYAIDSLAGVSGSSTEPAQVPRDIDLSPGQPLQPNQPSGSLGVIGRRSVSDLGAIGDNLSGSTPNSGGTHDQLYNLQMLEAAYYKLPQPKDSERARSYTPRHPAITPPSYPQAQAPIVNNPAFWERLGLEPYGTDTLFFAFYYQQNTYQQYLAAKELKKQSWRYHRKYNTWFQRHEEPKVATDEYEQGTYVYFDFHIANDDLQHGWCQRIKTEFTFEYNYLEDELIV